The Cryptomeria japonica chromosome 6, Sugi_1.0, whole genome shotgun sequence genomic interval TCTAGGAACTACCCTTCCTAGTTTAGTTGAGCTCAAAGATGACAGTGAGCCTACCCATTCACAATAATTGGTGCATTCATGCTACTATATGAGCATACATCCTACCCATCATGTATGTTGACACTCTTTGGCCTTAGGATTTGGTGTTGTTATTTAAGATTTATGGAGTCACATGTTTGAGAGCTGACATGACATTTTACTATATGAAATTCAAAAGTTTCAAATTCACCCACACATAGGTTTAGATGTACATCCACATAGGTGGTATTGGTATAAAAtgtagtcattttaaagaatttgagatgttcatctaatttaattatcaaatttcAAGTCTTAAATTATTTCTTGACATCTATGAAAATATTTATTTGTCATTAGAATTCAAACTAAGAACAACACTCAATTTCTTTAATTTTCTCTTAATACAACACTCAACTTATTTAATTTAACATTTACTGATTTGAATCCAAACTCTTAACTTTTTACCATAGGAGGCTCTGCAATGCCGTTACCTGTTAATGGCAGAAAGGGAGGACACGCAGAGGAAATTCGAATAGATTTCATTAAGGAATTGAAGGAGGATGTGGTGTTCTGGGAAGAGTATGTGGTAATCGCCAAATTTATAGCTTTGAATTGGCCGAGAAAGGATATCAAAAAATGGGTTGAATGCAATTGGGGAAAATGAACTGTGGTTAAATTTATTGCAAAGGGTTTCTTTGTAGTTTTGTTTGaagaagaggaggagagaatcaTGCACTCACTAATAGGAATTGGTTTGTCAATACACATGCGGTATATATTCAACCATGGACGCCTCATTTCGATCCAACTCCGTTGGCAGGTTATTTCGAGTCGGTATGGATATGTCTATATAACCTTCCGATAGAATATTGGAGTGAGGAACAATGGGAGAAAATTGGTAGAACATTGGGCACATTGCTGGAAAcagattttgatgatgaagaagacatTTGCAAAAGTGCCCGAATGAGAATTGCAGCAGTTAAAAGTATTCTTGAGAGCATAACCTTTGTATTTGAATGCGGGGAATGGATTCAAAAAGTGGAGATAGAATTTTTTTTAGCAAGATGCCCTAGATGTGGTAGCAAATTCCACAGCGAGAAGGAATGCAAGATGTATGCTAGAAAGGCAATAAATGTTCCTATAAAACCAACACAGACATGgagaagaaaaatagaggaaagcaAGAAAATGGTTGAGTCTCAAGGAAAGGAAAATAATAAGGAAGATGAACAGACTCATACGAAAGAAAGTAAAGAATTGGAAATACTGCTAATGGTAGATGAAGGTGACAAGGAGATCAGGATGGATAATATGGAGATAGCAATAGAGAAAGATGGTGAGATCATGGGAAAGGAAAACAATTTTCAATCTATAAAAGTAAACATAAATGGTAGTAGAAACAATGTAGAGGAGGATTGTAGAGGCACATCTTCTAGAGAAAAAGGGTTGTCAGATACTGAATTTGATTACAAAAGGGGTTTAGATGATGatcaatttcaaaatgatgaattggataacattgaccCTAGATGCATCAGCCAATCGGCAAACATTCTGTTGGGGAAAGCAAAAGGAGTAAGGGGCAGAAGAAGAAATAATCATAAAAGAGAGgacaaagcaaatgagaaaggaataaTTGGTGTGATGGAATTCATAAAGAAAACCAAGGGAGAAGGAATCTCCCTTGGTAAACAATGAAGATAacaacatggaatgtcaggggtcttTCAGCCCTGACAATAAATGCTTGGTCAAGAGGGCGATACAAAGAATTTCAGGTGATATTATGATGCTGCAAGAGACCAAGCTAAATGCAGAAAAGGCATCCTTTTTCAAATCTTTTAGTAGGATGTGGGATGGTGATTTTCAGGGGGCAATTGGGTCTGTGGGTGGATTGGTGGTCTTGTGGAACCCAGATAAAGTTTCAGTTTGTTTGATCTCCAAGCAAGAAAATTGGATGCAATGTAAAGTAAGAGTTTTGCAGGAAGATCTAGTATTTTCTTTGTTCAACGTTTATAGTCCAACCAAGACAGAAGAAAAGAAAAGGGTTTGGAAAGAAATCTCAGAACAAATTAGAATGGTTGATTCAGAGAAAGTGATAGTGGTGGGAGATTTCAACGCCATTCTCAATAACGAAGAAAAAATTAGAGGTTTAAGAATGAATGCTTGTGTGATGGAAGATTTCTGAGATTTTGTGACAGATAATAACCTGTTTGACGTTATCCCTAAATCAAGAAAttttacatggactaataggagggcGAATTTTAGCAGAATTTCAGAGAGATTGGATAGAATATTCACTGgaacatattggattagaggacaGTTTGACTTGGAGACAACAATTATGCCCTTAACACTCTCGGATCACTTCCCGGTTCAGTTGAACTGTAccacatcaatggcaaaggtgaaagggaattttaaattcttgagcatgtggtggagagatataaACTTCGGAAAAAACATTGAGAAGTGGTGGGAAGAATGTATAGATTATAAAGGTACTCCTAGCTATTGTTTTGTTAAGAAGATGAAATATCTGAGGAACAAGATTAAAATATGGAATGTGGAAACCTTTAAGAATATTTTTTCAGAGAAAATAAGGGTGGAAGTGGAACTTGACAGGCTCAATAACTTGGTAATTGAGAAGGGGATGTCAAATGAAGAATTTAATACTAAGAATTCTCTTAAAGTAGGATTGGTAGAGATTATTCTGAGAGAAGAAATGTTTTGGCAGGACAAATCTAGAGAATTATGGATCGAAactggagattcaaattcaaaattctttcatgcttcaTTAAAAGCAAAGAGGAACAAAAACATAATTAATCACTTGATGGATGATTCAGGAAGATTGGTTGGTAAAGCAGAGGAGTTGGAATGCATAGTAGTAAAATATTTTGAGAAAATTTTGGGATCTGCGGTGGGGCAGAATGATGAATCTGTTGGATATCTGCTCGATATTATTGACAAGAAGATTTCGGAGGAGGATAATGCTATACTAATGTCTCCAATTACAAAAGATGAAGTTAAAAAGGCTACATTTGATTTACATCTGCATAAGGCTCCTGGACTAGATGGGGTGACCATGGAATTTTATTAGAAGTGTTGGAAGTTCATGGGTGAGGACATATGGTTGGTGGTTGAGGAATTTTGTAGGAAAGGCAAATTAGTGGAAGAAGTGAACAACATGCTTATAACTCTAATCCCCAAAAAATAAACTTGGTCGAGCATTGCTGATTATATGCCTATATCTCTGTGTAATTCGTTATACAAAATAATATCTAAGGTAATGGTTAATATGCTGAAGATTGTTTTGGACAAGCTAGTGTCTCCAGAGCAACATGGATTTACCCCTGGTAGAGAAATTGTTGATAGTATAATCATAGTTGCTGAAACCATGCATTCGATGAAAAGGAGCAAGATGAAGGGGATGGTGGTCAAATTAGATGTCAGTAAGGCATATGATCGGGTGATTTGGTCCTTCCTCTTTTCTATTCTTGAAAGATTTGGTTTTGATTCTAGCTGGATAAATTGTATAAAGCATTGTGTTACTTCTGTTTCATATTCTATTATTGTAAATGGATCTATAGATGGTTTTTTTCATGCCACGAATGGTCTTAGACAAGGTGACCCCTTGTCTCCATTTTTGTTTGTATCAATGGCCGAAATTCTGGGAAGAAATATTAAAAAACTTGTAGAAACAAGATTGTGGAAAGGTGTGCACATCCATGACAGTATTGATCCAATTTCTCATTCTCAATTTGCTGACGACacaattctttttggggaagccaCTGAGAAGGAAGCTAAGGTAATGAAGATGTTATTGAATGATTATGAAAAAGGGTCGAGACAGAGCATGAACACTGATAAGTCAAtgatatatttctttaatactaaTGTAAGGATGCAAAGTAAAATTGGTGAGATATTGGGATTTTCGACTGGTAGTTTTCCTCTGAAGTATTTAGGGGTGTAACTAGATCCTGGTAGATATCAAAACAAAATGTGGgaggaattgattaataaatgtCAAGAAAAGGCATCTTCATGGAAGAACAAATGGTTAACACAGGTGGGGAGAATCCAAATGATTAAATCTGTCACTAAAAGGTTTTTTATTGGCATGGCCTACCTGCTATAAGAAATCAAAATGGAGCATTATGTGGGTGGTTAGTTCGGCCATGCTTGcatggcatatttggaaggagagaaatcgAAGGGTGTTCAATGAGGAAGCTTTGTATTTTGAGCTTCTAATCCAAAAATCAAAGTAGTCATTGAAGAAGTTATAAACGTCAAAGTAGTGGGAAGGAAGTATTGCACTTATTCTTCCTAGGACAAAGAAATGGAAAGGCTGTGGAATTTGATGAAGAACAGTGGTTACAAGTTTGTCGACAAGAAGTAGAATAGAGGAAGTATAGTTTGGACTCCTCCCTCAGCTGGAAGCTTGAAGGTTAACTTTGACGGGGCTAGCCATGGCAATCCTAGTAAATCAGGCTATGGTGCCATTATAAGAGATGAATTTGGTAATTTTGTTGGTGCAAATTTCGGTCCCTTAGGAATTACTACAAACAATATGGTAGAAATTGCAGGGCTGTTAGCTGGATTGGAATGGAGTGTGGGCCGAGGATTTCAATCCTTAGAAGTAGAAGGCGACTCTCCAATTGTCTTGAACGGTATAATCAAACAGAAATTTGAGAATTGGAAATTGGAGGCGCGCCGTCATAAGATCCAAGGTTTATGTGATAGCCTAGATAGACATTCTTTCAAACACATGTGGTGGCGAATTGGCTGGCAAACAATGGAATTGATTGTGATGGACCAAAACAACTGTCGAATGTGGAGGAATTGTCGGGTGGTTTGTTGTTGGTCCTTGTTGCAGATAAAGCCAGGATTCCAAGATCTGGAATTGGATAACAAAGATCTTGTCTGAGATAGGAAGTGTGCATCGAGGATAGGCAATATGGTATTAGTATCATGATTGCACATAGTGTTCAAGGTCTTTCAAATTTTAGATTCGCCATTGATTGGGAAGGCAAATTGATTAGGTGAAGTACGAATTGAAGGCAATAAACAAGATATTGACTCTTT includes:
- the LOC131064959 gene encoding uncharacterized protein LOC131064959 gives rise to the protein MKYLRNKIKIWNVETFKNIFSEKIRVEVELDRLNNLVIEKGMSNEEFNTKNSLKVGLVEIILREEMFWQDKSRELWIETGDSNSKFFHASLKAKRNKNIINHLMDDSGRLVGKAEELECIVVKYFEKILGSAVGQNDESVGYLLDIIDKKISEEDNAILMSPITKDEVKKATFDLHLHKAPGLDGVTMEFY